Genomic DNA from Selenomonas sp. oral taxon 126:
AGGAGGTATGTCCCCTGCTTTCGCTTCAGCGCCTCTTCCACAACGAACGCACCGGACAGGATGCGCCGCGCGCGTGCCGCCATGCTGAGGAGGTTCGTGATGCGCTGCTGCAAAGCCTCGTTCATGTTCCATCCTCCCCGTGCTGCACAATCTCCTCGAGTGCATCGTAGACGGCGGGAGCAACCCGCCCCTTGAACGACCACGAGAGACCGTTCTGTCTGCGCGCCTTGCGGAGGCATTCGGAGGAGGGACAGAGATACGCGCCGCGCCCGGGACTCTTGCCCGTCGGGTCGAGTGCGACCGTTCCGTCAGGACTCTTTACGATGCGCAGAAGTTCACGCTTCGGATGCAGCGTACGGCAGCCGACGCACAGCCGCTCGGGCTGTCTCGCCTCCGCCATTTATGCCTCCTCTGCGGCGGACTCCTCCGCAGCGGTATCTTCCGCCGCTTCCTCCGCCATCAGCTCCGCTGCCTGTGACTCGCTCTTGATATCGATCTTCCAGCCCGTCAGCTTTGCCGCGAGGCGGGCGTTCTGCCCCTCCTTGCCGATGGCAAGCGAGAGCTGGTAGTCGGGAACGATGACGCGCGAGACCTTCTCCGCCTCGTTGACGGCGACCGAGATCACCTTGGCCGGATTCAGAGAGTTCGCAATGTAGGTCGCGGGATCGTCGCTCCATTTCACAATGTCGATCTTCTCCCCCGCGAGCTCATCAACCACCGCCTGTACGCGCATGTAGTGCGGACCGACACAGGCGCCGATCGGGTCGACGCGCTCCTCGGACGAGTAGACGGCAACCTTCGAGCGGCTGCCCGCCTCGCGTGCAATCGACTTGATCTCGACCACGCCCTCCTGCATCTCAGGCACCTGCAGCTCGAAGAGCTTCTTGAGGAGTCCCGGGTGCGTGCGCGAGAGCATGATCTGCGGGCCGCGCGCCGTACTCTTCACCTCGATGATGTAGGCGCGCAGCGTGTCGCCGTAGTTGTACTCCTCCGTCGGCAGCTGCTCCGTCGCCATGAGCAGCGCCTCGGCACGCCCGATGTCGACGAATACGTTGCGCCCCTCAACGCGCTGGACGATGCCCGTGACGATATCCGAGGAGCGATCCTTGTACTCGTCATAGACATTGCTGCGCTCCGCCTCACGCAGGCGCTGCATGACGACCTGCTTCGCCGTCTGCGCCGCAATGCGGCCGAAGTTCGCAGGGGTCATCTCGATCTCGACCACATCTTCGATGTCGTAGTCAGGATTGATGGCACGCGCTTGTTCGAGGGAGATCTCCGTAATGTCGTTCTCAACCTCCTCGACAACCGTCTTGCGGGCAAAGACGTGGAATGCGCCCGTCTCACGCGACAGAGAGATACGGACGTTCTGCGCCGAGCTGAAATTGCGTCGATATGCCGAGATCAGCGCCAGCTCGATGGTCTCAAAGAGGCGCTCCTCGTCGATGCCCTTCTCGTACGCAAGCTCCTGCAAGGTTTGCAGGAACTCCTTTCCGCCGTTCTTCTCCTTTGTGCTTTTTCTTGCCAAAACCCAATCCTCCCTAAAAGTCGATATGCAGACGTATCTGTGAGAC
This window encodes:
- the rnpM gene encoding RNase P modulator RnpM, whose protein sequence is MAEARQPERLCVGCRTLHPKRELLRIVKSPDGTVALDPTGKSPGRGAYLCPSSECLRKARRQNGLSWSFKGRVAPAVYDALEEIVQHGEDGT
- the nusA gene encoding transcription termination factor NusA gives rise to the protein MARKSTKEKNGGKEFLQTLQELAYEKGIDEERLFETIELALISAYRRNFSSAQNVRISLSRETGAFHVFARKTVVEEVENDITEISLEQARAINPDYDIEDVVEIEMTPANFGRIAAQTAKQVVMQRLREAERSNVYDEYKDRSSDIVTGIVQRVEGRNVFVDIGRAEALLMATEQLPTEEYNYGDTLRAYIIEVKSTARGPQIMLSRTHPGLLKKLFELQVPEMQEGVVEIKSIAREAGSRSKVAVYSSEERVDPIGACVGPHYMRVQAVVDELAGEKIDIVKWSDDPATYIANSLNPAKVISVAVNEAEKVSRVIVPDYQLSLAIGKEGQNARLAAKLTGWKIDIKSESQAAELMAEEAAEDTAAEESAAEEA